A genomic segment from Candidatus Viadribacter manganicus encodes:
- a CDS encoding polyprenyl synthetase family protein — MGPAVGPAKDATGAPNAVDRLSALLTEDLTAVDAIIHQYLASPVGTIPNLAAHLIDAGGKRIRPLITLAAARLLGGGGDGPRKLAAAVEFIHSATLLHDDVVDVSSMRRGKKSANVVWGNSASVLVGDFLFARSFNLMVETGDIQVLDILARAASVIAEGEVMQLAAANDAETTRERYMAIIAAKTAALFAAAGKSGAVAAGRAGPEAIALETYGRELGLAFQLVDDALDYGGASATMGKNAGDDFREGKVTLPVIFARDAGDDSERVFWRRVVGGERTDDDFHRAVALVKRHNAIALTLDAARAHADAARNALKGLPANAYREALEALPEFVVERAY, encoded by the coding sequence TTGGGACCGGCGGTCGGACCTGCCAAAGACGCGACCGGCGCCCCCAATGCGGTGGACCGGCTGTCTGCGCTTCTGACGGAAGATCTCACCGCCGTCGACGCGATCATCCACCAATATTTGGCAAGCCCGGTCGGCACGATCCCAAATCTGGCCGCGCACCTCATCGACGCTGGCGGCAAACGTATTCGCCCCCTGATCACGCTCGCTGCGGCGCGCTTGCTCGGCGGCGGCGGTGACGGTCCACGCAAGTTGGCGGCCGCCGTCGAGTTCATTCATTCCGCGACATTGCTGCACGACGATGTCGTCGACGTCTCTTCCATGCGCCGCGGCAAGAAAAGCGCGAATGTCGTCTGGGGCAATTCGGCCAGCGTCCTCGTCGGCGACTTTCTGTTCGCGCGCTCGTTCAACCTCATGGTTGAAACGGGCGACATCCAGGTGCTCGACATTCTCGCCCGCGCCGCGAGCGTCATCGCCGAGGGCGAGGTCATGCAATTGGCAGCCGCGAACGACGCCGAGACGACGCGCGAGCGCTACATGGCAATCATCGCGGCCAAAACCGCCGCCCTGTTCGCGGCCGCCGGAAAGTCCGGCGCCGTTGCGGCCGGCCGCGCCGGCCCCGAGGCCATCGCTCTCGAAACATACGGCCGTGAACTCGGGCTTGCCTTCCAACTCGTGGACGATGCGCTCGATTATGGCGGCGCCAGCGCCACAATGGGCAAGAACGCCGGCGATGATTTTCGCGAAGGCAAAGTTACGCTGCCGGTGATCTTCGCGCGCGACGCGGGCGACGACAGCGAGCGCGTCTTTTGGCGGCGGGTCGTCGGCGGCGAGCGCACGGACGACGACTTCCATCGCGCCGTTGCTTTAGTGAAGCGCCACAACGCCATTGCGCTGACTTTGGACGCGGCGCGCGCACATGCAGATGCGGCGCGGAATGCACTGAAGGGGCTGCCGGCGAACGCTTATCGCGAAGCGCTTGAAGCGTTGCCCGAGTTCGTGGTCGAGCGGGCGTATTAG
- a CDS encoding tRNA1(Val) (adenine(37)-N6)-methyltransferase, with the protein MAEPEITEDALLGGRIHVRQPARGYRVNVDTLLLAAATEAKDGARLLEAGCGVGAALLAIAVRNENVKLLGVERDQNIASISRENVAANAMTHRIEIVTGDALDRALNIGVFDGVLVNPPYDLENEGRAPAESRRYAHIADHPLDTWIAALADRLTGGAALTMIHRAAKMPEILAVLDGRLGGAEVIPIRPREGEAAGRVLVRARKGSRAPFRLCPELVLHDTSGAKYTPETEAILRGEAAISFG; encoded by the coding sequence ATGGCCGAACCTGAGATTACAGAAGATGCATTGCTGGGTGGCCGCATCCACGTTCGCCAACCGGCGCGCGGGTATCGCGTCAACGTCGACACGTTGCTGCTCGCGGCCGCAACAGAAGCGAAAGATGGCGCGCGATTGTTAGAAGCCGGCTGCGGTGTGGGCGCTGCGTTGCTTGCCATCGCTGTACGCAATGAGAACGTAAAACTGCTCGGAGTCGAACGCGATCAGAACATCGCATCTATCTCACGCGAAAATGTCGCCGCTAACGCGATGACGCATCGCATTGAAATCGTGACAGGCGATGCGCTCGATCGCGCGTTGAATATTGGCGTGTTCGATGGCGTGCTGGTGAACCCACCATACGACCTTGAAAATGAAGGGCGCGCGCCAGCGGAATCACGCCGCTATGCGCATATTGCCGACCATCCCTTGGATACGTGGATTGCGGCGCTCGCGGACCGGCTGACGGGCGGCGCGGCGCTGACGATGATCCATCGTGCAGCGAAGATGCCCGAGATTTTGGCGGTGTTGGACGGGCGTCTTGGCGGCGCCGAAGTTATCCCCATTCGGCCGCGTGAGGGCGAGGCGGCGGGGCGGGTTTTGGTGCGCGCGCGGAAGGGGTCGCGGGCCCCCTTCCGGCTTTGCCCGGAACTTGTGCTCCATGATACGTCCGGAGCAAAATACACCCCGGAAACAGAGGCGATTTTGCGCGGTGAGGCGGCGATCAGCTTCGGCTGA
- the gcvT gene encoding glycine cleavage system aminomethyltransferase GcvT, with protein sequence MHLSHAPRVPGFMMADTTPLKLPLDAIWRARTSKFGDFAGYDMPLQFEGLIPEHNWTRAHAGLFDVSHMGPSFFALPKGHGLEAEEAHKKIASLIERLVPADIQGLKPGQVRYTMITNEDGGVLDDLMIARPAEPAAAGDLYIVVNAGCKHEDWALIAQATKGEANLVRADDRCLLALQGPTAHEVAAAVIDPALAEMNFMTVKRYDAFGRITVTRSGYTGEDGYEILVRAEHAADLANALLAHAEVKPIGLGARDSLRLEAGLCLYGHDLDPKTSPIEADLAWTVQKRRREAKDFPGAKRILREYELGAARKRVGIRPNDRAPAREGVEIYKDGKKVGVVTSGGFSPILNGPISMGYVDAEFAEPGTGLELMIRGQARAATVTPLPFVPHRYHRPKKGS encoded by the coding sequence GTGCACCTTTCGCACGCGCCGCGCGTACCTGGGTTTATGATGGCCGACACAACACCTCTGAAATTGCCTCTCGATGCAATCTGGCGCGCGCGCACGTCCAAGTTCGGTGATTTCGCCGGCTATGACATGCCGCTTCAGTTCGAGGGTCTGATCCCCGAGCACAATTGGACGCGCGCGCATGCGGGCCTGTTCGATGTCAGCCACATGGGGCCGAGCTTCTTTGCTCTGCCGAAAGGCCACGGCCTCGAGGCAGAGGAAGCACATAAGAAAATCGCATCGCTGATCGAGCGGCTTGTGCCCGCGGATATTCAGGGGTTGAAGCCCGGGCAAGTCCGCTACACGATGATCACCAACGAAGATGGCGGCGTGCTGGACGATTTGATGATCGCGCGCCCGGCTGAGCCCGCTGCGGCGGGCGATCTCTACATTGTCGTTAACGCCGGATGTAAGCACGAGGATTGGGCGCTGATCGCGCAAGCAACGAAGGGCGAGGCCAATCTCGTCCGCGCCGACGATCGCTGTTTGCTGGCGTTGCAGGGGCCGACCGCGCACGAAGTGGCGGCGGCAGTCATCGATCCCGCGCTCGCTGAGATGAACTTCATGACAGTGAAACGCTACGATGCGTTCGGGCGGATCACGGTGACACGCTCGGGTTATACCGGCGAAGACGGCTACGAAATTTTGGTGCGCGCCGAGCACGCGGCCGATCTCGCAAACGCGCTGCTGGCGCACGCTGAAGTGAAGCCGATTGGCTTGGGCGCGCGGGACTCGCTGCGCCTTGAAGCGGGTCTTTGCCTTTATGGGCATGACCTCGATCCCAAGACCTCGCCGATCGAAGCTGATCTCGCCTGGACGGTTCAGAAGCGCCGCCGCGAGGCGAAGGATTTTCCTGGCGCCAAGCGCATACTGCGCGAGTACGAGCTCGGCGCGGCGCGAAAACGCGTCGGCATCCGTCCCAATGATCGCGCCCCGGCGCGCGAGGGCGTTGAGATCTACAAAGACGGCAAGAAGGTTGGCGTTGTCACCAGTGGCGGCTTCTCACCAATCCTGAATGGCCCGATCTCGATGGGATATGTCGACGCCGAATTCGCCGAGCCCGGGACAGGCCTTGAACTCATGATCCGCGGCCAAGCTCGCGCCGCAACTGTTACGCCGCTGCCGTTTGTGCCGCACCGTTATCACCGCCCGAAGAAGGGGAGCTAA
- the gcvH gene encoding glycine cleavage system protein GcvH, producing the protein MTTRFTKDHEWVRLDGDIATVGISSYAAEQLGDVVYAELPAVGKNVKQGDDLAVVESAKTASDVYAPVSGEVLEGNSAIAGENWQIINDEPQTGGWFVKIKVTDKSELDALMDEAAYADYVKGL; encoded by the coding sequence ATGACCACGCGTTTCACCAAAGACCACGAATGGGTCCGTCTGGATGGCGACATCGCCACGGTCGGCATCAGCAGCTACGCTGCCGAGCAATTGGGGGATGTCGTTTACGCCGAGCTTCCGGCCGTCGGTAAAAATGTGAAGCAAGGCGATGATCTTGCCGTCGTCGAGAGCGCCAAGACCGCCTCCGACGTTTATGCGCCGGTCTCGGGCGAGGTCCTTGAAGGCAATTCCGCGATTGCCGGGGAAAATTGGCAGATCATCAACGATGAACCGCAAACCGGTGGCTGGTTCGTGAAGATTAAGGTCACCGACAAGTCGGAACTTGACGCGCTGATGGATGAAGCCGCGTACGCCGACTACGTGAAGGGCCTCTAA